From a single Rutidosis leptorrhynchoides isolate AG116_Rl617_1_P2 chromosome 5, CSIRO_AGI_Rlap_v1, whole genome shotgun sequence genomic region:
- the LOC139846752 gene encoding riboflavin synthase-like isoform X1, with amino-acid sequence MTILSLFNGITISKTLRKTSASIPKFSVNNNFSKIQHPLRLTNATDPKPKLGQPLIFKSHTAKLNQSVACRTQINSLFTGIVDEMGEVRQLGFDESGESLDMIIRSPTVLQDVNLGDSIAVNGTCLTVTEFNSERLEFKVGLAPETLRKTSLVELEKGSVVNLERAVKPSTRMGGHFVQGHVDGTGEIVSLDPEGDSLWVKVKTSPEILKFIVPKGFIAVDGTSLTVVNVFDEESCFNFMLVEYTQQKVVIALKKVGQKVNLEVDILGKYVERLLSTGFVSNIKSK; translated from the coding sequence ATGACAATATTATCCCTCTTCAATGGCATCACAATCTCCAAAACCCTAAGAAAAACATCAGCTTCAATTCCAAAATTCTCAGTTAACAATAATTTCAGCAAAATCCAACATCCTCTTAGATTGACAAATGCAACAGATCCCAAACCTAAATTAGGACAACCTCTAATTTTCAAATCCCACACAGCTAAATTGAACCAATCGGTAGCATGTAGAACTCAGATAAACTCACTCTTCACAGGAATCGTTGACGAAATGGGAGAAGTAAGACAATTAGGTTTCGACGAATCCGGTGAATCACTCGATATGATAATACGTTCGCCAACTGTCCTCCAAGACGTTAATCTAGGCGACAGTATCGCTGTAAACGGGACGTGTTTAACCGTTACTGAGTTTAACTCCGAACGGTTGGAGTTCAAAGTCGGGTTGGCACCCGAGACGTTAAGGAAAACGTCGTTAGTTGAACTGGAAAAAGGTTCGGTTGTTAACTTGGAGAGAGCGGTTAAACCTTCGACCCGAATGGGCGGGCATTTTGTGCAGGGGCATGTGGATGGTACAGGAGAAATTGTTTCGTTGGATCCGGAAGGAGATTCATTATGGGTCAAGGTTAAAACGTCTCCCGAGATTTTGAAGTTTATTGTGCCCAAAGGGTTTATTGCAGTAGATGGGACTAGTTTGACTGTAGTTAATGTGTTCGATGAAGAATCGTGTTTTAATTTTATGTTGGTTGAGTATACACAACAGAAAGTTGTGATTGCATTGAAGAAAGTTGGGCAAAAGGTGAATTTGGAAGTCGATATATTGGGTAAGTATGTTGAGAGGCTTCTTAGTACCGGATTTGTGTCGAATATTAAATCAAAATGA
- the LOC139846752 gene encoding uncharacterized protein isoform X7: protein MGSYTKDSNFVYDLTDGKRIEHTIKKQKDKFLQGRIKIKIQAKLLSINLVLSLFRKRKVLTKWFLVWLKGLRRWLDSLKVVYGSRCIQGEYLDCPVGDIAEDEETVTKKRKRKGTTNLKS from the exons ATGGGCAGTTAcacaaaagattcaaactttgtgtaTGATCTCACTGATGGGAAGAGGATTGAACATACAATTAAGAAACAAAAAGACAAG TTTTTGCAGGGTCGGATTAAAATAAAGATACAAGCCAAACTTCTATCCATTAATCTGGTGCTATCCCTGTTTCGTAAAAGAAAGGTATTGACAAAATGGTTCTTGGTGTGGTTGAAGGGTTTAAGAAGATGGCTTGACTCGTTAAAGGTCGTTT ATGGAAGTAGATGCATTCAAGGTGAATATCTTGATT GTCCCGTTGGAGATATTGCGGAAGATGAAGAAACTGTAACCAAGAAAAGgaag AGGAAAGGTACAACCAATCTCAAATCCTAA
- the LOC139846752 gene encoding uncharacterized protein isoform X4, protein MGSYTKDSNFVYDLTDGKRIEHTIKKQKDKFLQGRIKIKIQAKLLSINLVLSLFRKRKVLTKWFLVWLKGLRRWLDSLKFLKLLNLMGCYIIVIFVLDGSRCIQGEYLDCPVGDIAEDEETVTKKRKRKGTTNLKS, encoded by the exons ATGGGCAGTTAcacaaaagattcaaactttgtgtaTGATCTCACTGATGGGAAGAGGATTGAACATACAATTAAGAAACAAAAAGACAAG TTTTTGCAGGGTCGGATTAAAATAAAGATACAAGCCAAACTTCTATCCATTAATCTGGTGCTATCCCTGTTTCGTAAAAGAAAGGTATTGACAAAATGGTTCTTGGTGTGGTTGAAGGGTTTAAGAAGATGGCTTGACTCGTTAAAG TTTCTCAAGCTCTTGAACCTAATGGGTTgttatattattgttatatttgttTTAGATGGAAGTAGATGCATTCAAGGTGAATATCTTGATT GTCCCGTTGGAGATATTGCGGAAGATGAAGAAACTGTAACCAAGAAAAGgaag AGGAAAGGTACAACCAATCTCAAATCCTAA
- the LOC139846752 gene encoding uncharacterized protein isoform X6, with protein MGSYTKDSNFVYDLTDGKRIEHTIKKQKDKFLQGRIKIKIQAKLLSINLVLSLFRKRKVLTKWFLVWLKGLRRWLDSLKVVYGSRCIQGEYLDCPVGDIAEDEETVTKKRKVMFMCYYKLNFLM; from the exons ATGGGCAGTTAcacaaaagattcaaactttgtgtaTGATCTCACTGATGGGAAGAGGATTGAACATACAATTAAGAAACAAAAAGACAAG TTTTTGCAGGGTCGGATTAAAATAAAGATACAAGCCAAACTTCTATCCATTAATCTGGTGCTATCCCTGTTTCGTAAAAGAAAGGTATTGACAAAATGGTTCTTGGTGTGGTTGAAGGGTTTAAGAAGATGGCTTGACTCGTTAAAGGTCGTTT ATGGAAGTAGATGCATTCAAGGTGAATATCTTGATT GTCCCGTTGGAGATATTGCGGAAGATGAAGAAACTGTAACCAAGAAAAGgaaggtgatgtttatgtgttattaTAAGCTTAATTTCTTGATGTAA
- the LOC139846752 gene encoding uncharacterized protein isoform X3, giving the protein MGSYTKDSNFVYDLTDGKRIEHTIKKQKDKGRIKIKIQAKLLSINLVLSLFRKRKVLTKWFLVWLKGLRRWLDSLKFLKLLNLMGCYIIVIFVLDGSRCIQGEYLDCPVGDIAEDEETVTKKRKVMFMCYYKLNFLM; this is encoded by the exons ATGGGCAGTTAcacaaaagattcaaactttgtgtaTGATCTCACTGATGGGAAGAGGATTGAACATACAATTAAGAAACAAAAAGACAAG GGTCGGATTAAAATAAAGATACAAGCCAAACTTCTATCCATTAATCTGGTGCTATCCCTGTTTCGTAAAAGAAAGGTATTGACAAAATGGTTCTTGGTGTGGTTGAAGGGTTTAAGAAGATGGCTTGACTCGTTAAAG TTTCTCAAGCTCTTGAACCTAATGGGTTgttatattattgttatatttgttTTAGATGGAAGTAGATGCATTCAAGGTGAATATCTTGATT GTCCCGTTGGAGATATTGCGGAAGATGAAGAAACTGTAACCAAGAAAAGgaaggtgatgtttatgtgttattaTAAGCTTAATTTCTTGATGTAA
- the LOC139846752 gene encoding uncharacterized protein isoform X2, with translation MGSYTKDSNFVYDLTDGKRIEHTIKKQKDKFLQGRIKIKIQAKLLSINLVLSLFRKRKVLTKWFLVWLKGLRRWLDSLKFLKLLNLMGCYIIVIFVLDGSRCIQGEYLDCPVGDIAEDEETVTKKRKVMFMCYYKLNFLM, from the exons ATGGGCAGTTAcacaaaagattcaaactttgtgtaTGATCTCACTGATGGGAAGAGGATTGAACATACAATTAAGAAACAAAAAGACAAG TTTTTGCAGGGTCGGATTAAAATAAAGATACAAGCCAAACTTCTATCCATTAATCTGGTGCTATCCCTGTTTCGTAAAAGAAAGGTATTGACAAAATGGTTCTTGGTGTGGTTGAAGGGTTTAAGAAGATGGCTTGACTCGTTAAAG TTTCTCAAGCTCTTGAACCTAATGGGTTgttatattattgttatatttgttTTAGATGGAAGTAGATGCATTCAAGGTGAATATCTTGATT GTCCCGTTGGAGATATTGCGGAAGATGAAGAAACTGTAACCAAGAAAAGgaaggtgatgtttatgtgttattaTAAGCTTAATTTCTTGATGTAA
- the LOC139846752 gene encoding uncharacterized protein isoform X5 — protein sequence MISLMGRGLNIQLRNKKTSQFLQGRIKIKIQAKLLSINLVLSLFRKRKVLTKWFLVWLKGLRRWLDSLKFLKLLNLMGCYIIVIFVLDGSRCIQGEYLDCPVGDIAEDEETVTKKRKVMFMCYYKLNFLM from the exons aTGATCTCACTGATGGGAAGAGGATTGAACATACAATTAAGAAACAAAAAGACAAG TCAGTTTTTGCAGGGTCGGATTAAAATAAAGATACAAGCCAAACTTCTATCCATTAATCTGGTGCTATCCCTGTTTCGTAAAAGAAAGGTATTGACAAAATGGTTCTTGGTGTGGTTGAAGGGTTTAAGAAGATGGCTTGACTCGTTAAAG TTTCTCAAGCTCTTGAACCTAATGGGTTgttatattattgttatatttgttTTAGATGGAAGTAGATGCATTCAAGGTGAATATCTTGATT GTCCCGTTGGAGATATTGCGGAAGATGAAGAAACTGTAACCAAGAAAAGgaaggtgatgtttatgtgttattaTAAGCTTAATTTCTTGATGTAA
- the LOC139846752 gene encoding uncharacterized protein isoform X8, producing the protein MGSYTKDSNFVYDLTDGKRIEHTIKKQKDKFLQGRIKIKIQAKLLSINLVLSLFRKRKVLTKWFLVWLKGLRRWLDSLKMEVDAFKVNILIVPLEILRKMKKL; encoded by the exons ATGGGCAGTTAcacaaaagattcaaactttgtgtaTGATCTCACTGATGGGAAGAGGATTGAACATACAATTAAGAAACAAAAAGACAAG TTTTTGCAGGGTCGGATTAAAATAAAGATACAAGCCAAACTTCTATCCATTAATCTGGTGCTATCCCTGTTTCGTAAAAGAAAGGTATTGACAAAATGGTTCTTGGTGTGGTTGAAGGGTTTAAGAAGATGGCTTGACTCGTTAAAG ATGGAAGTAGATGCATTCAAGGTGAATATCTTGATT GTCCCGTTGGAGATATTGCGGAAGATGAAGAAACTGTAA